DNA sequence from the Eulemur rufifrons isolate Redbay chromosome 6, OSU_ERuf_1, whole genome shotgun sequence genome:
CGCCCCGGCTGCGCTTCTTCCCGGCGCCGCCGTGACTCCCGCCCGCAGTCCGCAGGCCGACAGCCTCGGAGCCCGCCCGGCGGCGCCCCCGCGGACCTCGCCCCTCACCTTCGGCGGCGCCGCTGGCCACCAGCAGGCAGGCGGGCCGGCTCTGGAGCCGCTCGGACGCCATGGCGCGGGCACGGCGCTCAGCCTGCGCGTGCGCGGGGCGTGTGCGCGCGCGTTCCGGAGGCTGCGGGTCACGTGCCGAGCGCGGGGCTGCGCGCATGCGCCCATCTCCCCGGCGGCGTCCGCTCGTGCGCGGAGGGCTCCGGACGGGTCCCCTGCGCGTGCGCCCCAGACCCGAGCGGACCCGGCACGCCGGCGTCCGGTCGTGGAGGACCACCTGTGCCAGCCCCCGGGCGCCGGGGCTGTGACACCCGCAGTGGTGGGCACAGCCCCCTGCTCTGGGCGCACGGCCGGGGGTGAGAGCTCGCCCGCGGGCCCCGGGGAAGCTGGCTGCGGCCATTAGCTGAGAGGACGGCGGGGAAGCTAGGGCGACGGGCCACGTGCGTGCAGCAGAGGGGCCTGAGTGGCCGTCCCTGCTCAGGTGCACCTGCGGGGCCCTTCAAGCATCCAGGGAGGCGGCGTGGGGTGATGGGTTCCGCCTGGCCAGAGCAGTTGGGGGATGACAGGTGTCCAGGGTCACTCGGGTTTGGGCTGAGCTCCTGGGAGATGAGGGTGCCCCAGGAGTACTGAGTTTGGTGAGCAAAATCCAGGGCGCTGTTGGGCCAAGCTGCATTTGGAGCAGTTTTCCTGGAGGGCAGTTGGTTGCAGGTGTCCGCGGGGGGTTGGTCAGCCTGCCCTGCTGAGCCTCCTCCCAGGGCTCTTCCCCAAGGTCAAATTTGAGGTCCTGATCGTGGGGCTTGCACACCTCCCCGAGCGTGGAGTTCTGGGGCATCCTGTGTGTGCTGTGGTGCCccggtggggcagggggaggcttGGGGGCCTGGCACCAGGGACTCTGCCGAGAAGGTGGTGATGCTCCTCTTTGGAAACCCTGAGATGGAAGGTGTGAGAGGATCCCAGGTCATGTTGCCATGCAGCAGCGAAGGGTTTTGTTGTTCATTTCTCTAGAACTTGCACGCGCTGGGCTCCAAGGATGGGATCTGTTCCTGGGGGCCTTCTGCCCTGCAGAGCTGGCCCACAGCCTGGATCTCCAGTCACCCCTGCTGCCCTTCTTGGTGAAGGCCTCCTTTTTGGAGCATGTCCGAGCCTTTCCCTGGGTGCCTTTGCCCTTGCCACTCCTCCCTCCGCCTGAAATGCTGTAGCTCCTCTCCGCTCATCAATCTCCTGAGCATCCCTCAAAGTCTGTGAGCACCAGAGGCATTGTCTGGCCTGTACAGTGTCTgagagattggttccaggacacctGCAGATTCCAAATGCCTCGAGTGGCCCATGCCCCATGGCCCAGATGCATCTGTCTCCCCAGTAGGGTGCGGGCTTTCCCTGAGCAGCTGGGCTGGTGGAGTCTGCAGACTGACACCCTGAGCACCTGTGAGTCACACAGACCAGAGCAGAGGGCAGTGATAGCCCCTAGGTCATGGGATTCCggggcagtggctggggcacAGGCTGTCTTCACCTGGGGAGGGCCGTCAGCAGCACCACGAATGTCCGGGCAGCAGGCTCCATCTGCCGCCGGCCAGCAGGGGCTGGCCAGAAGACATCAGACATGTGGGTGGGCGGTGGCCTCTCTGACCTGGAGAGGGTGCTGTGACCAGGGGGGCAGGCCTGTCCCAGGTGGCCCAGGACAGCAGGTGGATGGGGAGCAGCCAGGACCCAGGATGATGCCGAGGGGTTGGTCAGACAGGCTCCTCTCAGACACCCTGGTACCACTGGGCTGGGGGGAGACCCCGTACTCACTGGCACCTCTGCCCACGTGCCAGGGCTGGGCCCCAGGAGTGGCATGTGAGCCCTCACTCTGCTGCCACAAGGCACACACTTCTCTCCTGCCAGGACAGGTTCTCAgcctggggtgggcaggcagcTCCTCACGCTGGTCCGCGAGCACAAGCTCTGCCTGGGCCCAAAGACACTGGGCAAGAGTCAGACCAGGCACCCAGGGACCGGTCACTGCCGTGCAGCCTGGGACCAGGTGTGAGGTCGGTCAGCTGTGGGTCCAGAGGAACGCTGGAGACCCAGGTGTCAGAGCCCAAGACCTGCAGCAGTGAGGGCTGCCACACCTGCCCTTCCTCAGACCGTGGTGACCATGCCCCGTGTGTGGCACAGGCTGGGAGGTGGCACAGGCATCCCTAGGGTGGGACCATCCACGTGGAGGTGCGGGAGGGAGGGGAACAGGGCAGAACCTCCCCAGCCCACTCTCGTCTGCAGCCCTGTATCACGGCCATGGGGGTTTTTTAGACCTTTTCATAGCGGGTATTCGTTTAGCCCTTAAAAGCAGTTCTGTACTAAAAATTAAACTAGCCCTGGGCAtcccagagaatttttttttctttttttttttttgagacacaatcttgctctgtcgccaggtagagtgcagtggtgcgatcatagctcactgcaacctcaaactcctgggctccagcgatcctcctgcctcagcctcccaagtagatgggactacaggcacatgccaccacgcctggctgattttttgtatttttagttgcccagctaaatgtttctatttttttttagtggaaacGGGTCtgattcttgctcaggctggtcttgaactcctgacctcgagcaatcctcctgcctcggcctcccagagtgctgggattacaggtgtgaggcaccgtgcccggcctccagAGAATTCCTTTATTGCTTCTGGAAGAGTCCCTGCATTACTTAAATTTAGGGACTGCGTGAAGCAGAAGCTGAGCCTCGGGTGGGTCGGGTCAGTGCAGACAGAGGGAAGCAGCGCCTGGCAAGACCTCGAGTGCCCGCCAGGCGAGGCACACGGCACTCAGGCCCGACCCGGGACAGGAGAGGAGGCTGCACTTCGGGTGCAGGGGGGCTCAAGATGCACCCGTTCCATATGGCCCGGCTGCACCCCGCACGCCCATGTCACAGCAGCACTAGGCACGGGAGCCAAGGGGTGAAAGTCACCTGTCGCAGTGGGCAGGTCTATGCAGGCCTGTCCCAAAGTCCAAGGAAGCTGAAaggctgacaaatccagtttcagaaagaaacatttaatagggacTTAAGAACAGAAGGTATGTCCCTTGTGGCCGAGAGAGGAGACAGTGGGTCCCTGTGCCATCACCCCCCAGACCCAGGGCTGGAGCAATCAGAGAGGTAAATTTTGGTCACAAAAGTATACTTTACCCAATTTCTCCAAGCCATAAGTAGCTGAGAAGGAAAAAGGTTTTCTTCAATCAGAGTGGTGGCCTCCCATGCCAGACGTCTGTTCACGGCGGAGCTGGCGTCCGCAATCCGCTGGCAGGTGAGGGCTGTGTGGGGTCTCCGGCAGCTCCTCCCAGGGTTCCAGAGTCAGCCCTGGGGCGGGCAAGGGCTCCCTGCTTgttcctgtctcctccctgctctccccggCTAGCGCGATCCTGTACAAACCATTTCCGCTGGACTGTGGGACTCTTCCAGGCACCGACTTCCCCATTGGTGTTGCTCTGACGTCACGTCAGGGTGTTTCAGGTGTCACAATCATTTTATGTCCTTCAGTTGTAGGGGTGGCTTCAGTTAATGTCCCGTAGCAAGACAGTAAATGCCTGTCGTACGCGAGTGGAAATTCTATACTCAAGGTCCCGGTAGTCGTCCCAGGGAAGTGGTGGCAGGCCTTTGCTGTAAGCCCCGGGACACTGAGGGCTGCCAGGGGAGAACGTCCCCGAGGGCACTCCAGCTGGGACTCTGCACTCTGGGCTGGGCGGTCGTGCTGTTCCCACTCAGCATGTCCCATGAACCTTGCTCAGGGGGCAGGTTTACTGCCTTGTGTTTTGCAATCCCAGGCAGGAGAGAAACCTTCCCGGGTCAGACACAAGGTCCACTTTTATAAAACACTTTGGGAAAGACGTCAAAATTATTTTACGTAAAGCCTGTTTAAACACTGTAACTAACTTCCATAATCTTACCAGCCTTTACATCTATGCCTAAATTCCAGGAACTTTTCCTCTCCACCCCAGGCCACTTTACCCTTTCTTCCGAAAAAGGATTTGGGTTCCCAGCGGAGGATTAAGCTAAGGGACCAAGCCCTTTTGTCATCTTACCTTGATTAGCCCTGTCCACGTTGCACATTGCCCCGGGCGACTGAGGCAGCTTTCAGCTTTCTCTCTGTGACCTTTGCCTTCTGAGCTTTTAAAATGTCTCCGTTCAGGGGCAAACATGGAAAACTGGTTTGGGGCCCTTTAATGTTGGGAGACCAGCAGGGGTTAGGTCCACCCAACCTTTGATAGTTAAGATAGTGTTAAGACTTCTGTTTTAATCTATGAATTTCTATTTATGGccgggcgggcgcggtggctcaggcctgtaatcccagcactctgggaggctgagatgggaggatcacttgagctcaggagttcgagaccagcctgagcaagagcgagaccccgtctctactaaagaatagaaagaaattaggtggacaactaaaaatatatagaaaaaattagccgggcgtggtggcacatgcctgtagtcccagctactcgggaggctgaggcaggaggatcgcttgagcccaggagtctgaggttgctgtgagctgtgacgatgccactgcactccagcctcggcagcagagcaagactctttctcaaaacaaaaagaaaaaaagaaagaacatatttgtaaaataacgttcataaaaaaatatttttaattaaaaaagaaaaaaaaatttctattttagtcCCTCCATTTTGTACTAACCCCCTGAAGGTTTCCGCCTTGCTGGGACAAGTCCCGTGGCTCTCCCTTGTTCTTGTCTCTTAGTCCCACCTCTGTGAATGTCTTCTTCTTTCACCTATTTCTTGATAACCCTTTAAAAATCTCCACCCAGGTCCTGAGACCCCCCGCTCCCCACGTCCTTGGCTGCCCCCATGCTTTGTCCGCACCTGGAAGGCCGTGCGGGGAGCTGGGGCAGCAAAGCTGATGGGGCTTGTCCGACTGCACGCGGGGCGCCCACGCCAAAGGGCCCCTTGTCCACAGCAGTGACGCCTGGGTGACTGGCACTGTTCGCAGCTGGATCTCCTGGCCTCGCAAGGCCACGCGTAGGAAGTGTGTCGGCTGCTGCGCGCCCCCCCCCACTTGACATTTGTGGGGGGAGTCGGGCAGTCCTCTCAGGGTCAGCAGACCTCACAGGGGCTTTTATCCAGGCGGGCGGGCTGGCTGTCCCCTCTGGGGTAACCTGCTGTGGGTCTGGGTCACGTACACCCGTCTCTGATTGTCCAGTGGTGAGCTGAGTCCTGCGCCAACCTAAACACGCTTCTCCACTCTGCAGCTTGTAAAACCCAAGACGCTCTAAATTAGAGTCTCCCATAATCCCTTTAATAAAATGGAATCGCAAAACGGAACAATTTTGTAAAATGGTGTCCCGAGCTCAGACAGGCCCACACTTGAGCTTGGCCCTCAAGGCCTGGCCGACACTCTCTCGCTGTCACCTTAGCTGTTGCAGACAGCAGTGGCCGAGGTGACACGGGTGTCCCAGTGAAGGGAGGAGGCCCCTGCACTCGCCAGCTGGGTTTCTGGCTTTGCACAGGAAGGAATTCAGAAGGAGCCAATAGCTGCAGGAAGGTTTACTGAGACAGAGACAGGCAAGGGATCCTGCCCCACAGAGTAGGGTCCTCTCCCGAGCAGGAGGGGACCTCTCATGCAGCAATGGCAACGTTTGTGTTCAAGAGCCCGGCCGGGAAACAGCCGTGTGTGGCCAGCATTGTCTGAGGTCACACCATGAAGGTTGATCTCGGTTGCTGTCAAAGCAAGGGGAGCTCAGAAGGTCTGTAAGGCCTGCGGCTTAGTGATTCATCCATCTCCAGGTGGTCCCGGGCCAGCGCCGTGCTGGCGACTTCCTCATTCAGGGTGGTCACAGTCTGGTATTGGCCAAAACAGCTGCAGCTGGGCTCCCGACCGTCCTTTCTGCCTCATCCCTGCGTCACAGGGGTTAACTGCTCCCTCCTTGTTGGTTTGCGTGTCCTCACGCATCCAGGGAGCCGGGCTCCCAAGTGTCAGATCCATCCCTAAATTCTGCCGGGGACTCCACTGTTCCGAGCTGAGCTCAGCACAGCCCAGGGTCAGCGGCTCAGCAGTCAGAGGTTCCGCAGTCCCTGGCCTTGTATCTTCCTTCTATCCAATTAGTTTTATCTCTATCATTTTCGCCTTCATTTTGAAACACCTTTAAGTGCCCTAAACTAGACAACATTACTTTTCGTTTAGCGAAATCCACAtcctcatgttttctttctttctttttttttttttttgagacagagtctcactctgttgcccgggctagagtgagtgcagtggcgtcagtctagctcacagcaacctcaaactcctgggctcaagcgatcctcctgcctcagcctcccgagtagctgggactacaggcatgcgccaccatgcccggctaatttacaTCCTCATGTTTTCATAACCACCTCTGCCTGCCTCACACATCTTCACTCCCCGTGTGTGGAGCCGGTTCTTTTATCTGGTGGTTCTGATTACAGATGTGAATTACAGCGTTAACTCTGCAGGACCCTGATTCCCAGTGGATGAGGAAAACCGCCTGTTACTTGgcgcatcagccacctgagaccccacccctcacggGAGACCTGCATCGGCTTAATACTAACCCAtaacctggcccatcaactaaccccacccctcggaccaccccaacttaataaacgtgggaaaaatcaggtagacggggctcagaatttggtggtgagacccctctgagcccgctggcgaataaaccttgattctccagctctccgtgtgccgctgggtttgtcctcgggaccacccacTATGACAGTTGCTGTAACACAGTGAAAAACCTAGGAAGtaaaagtaattttgttttatatcctcaattttttttttttttagacagagtcttgctctgtcgcccaggctagagtgccgtggcgtcagcctagctcacagcaacctcagactcctgggctcaagcgatcctcctgcctcagcctcccgagtagctggggccacaggcatgcgccaccatgcccggctaattttttctgtgtatatttttagtttgccagataatttctttctatttttagtagagacagggtctcgctcttgctcaggctggtctcaaactcctgagctcaaaggatccgcctggctcagcctcccagagtgctaggattacagacgtgagccaccgtgcccggcctagataTAAGTTTCTTTAACAGAGAGCATGGGTGTTCTTTTTATCTTAGCTTATTTCTTAGTTAGTTTACTGGCTTTCTGGCGGAGCCCTTTAATAAATACGGCAAAGAAAGTCTGCAGTCTTTAGAGCCTACTATTTAAACTTGTGAAAAGCAGGCGCTGCTGGAAGGCAGAACACTCAGACCCCCCAAATCAAGGATCCCACATTTACACAGAATCCTGGGTCCCCAGGAGAGGCAAACTCCAGGGAGCCAGACAGTGCAGAGTCCCAGTGCCGGAGGCTGGCCGGCACCCTGACGCCGATCACCCCGCCCACCCGTGTGTGCTGAGCTCGTCCCAGGAGAGTAGGCCCCGTAGTGATACCCAGTTACTGTGAACAACTGCCCTCAGCACCCCCAACACGCAGCTCTCACGGCGACCCACCAGCCAGTGTGCACACCACGGTCACGTCCTCACACGGCAAAGTGACTTCTGctacccgcccccccccaaaCCTGAAAGATCAGGTAGCAGGATACAAGAGAGAGCAGTGCTTCAGACCGGTGAGGAATCCATTTACAACTCTTGGGGCTCCTCCCAGAAAGAGGGGTCTGTGGcgccttttctcttttccttaagGGATCCCAGGGCGTTAGACATTTTCTTAGGTCCCCTCATGTGGCGTCCAGGGTGGCAAGAGGAAGGACAGGCAGAAGTAAATGGAGAAAGAGACAATTTAGTCTACACGGAAGGTTTTACCGAGAGAGGACAGAGCCTTAGAACAACACAGATGTCCATGTGCGTAGCCTGAGCAACCATCCAGACTAAATCAGCTTTTGACTGTAGAGCTCTTTGCGACAACAGTGACAACGGTCACAGCAAGAGCAGCGCTTTCCTCACTGCAGTTCCTGTGCAAGCCCTGTCCCTTCCAGAAGTGGCCGTGCACGCAGCTGCCCCTGGCGCCTTGCTGGCGGGAGTGTGACAGATGGCCCTTGGTTAGCCATCGCTCTAGGCTCGCCGGCCCTTTGGGGTGTCCTAGAAACACGCGTGTCTGCAAGCTGAGCCACACCACTCCACGTAGAAGCGGCTGCCACCCTGGGACCCCCCACGGATGCCTCATTCCCTTTGTCCTTTTCTCACATGTCAGCGCTTGGCTGACTCACCCAGTGTTCTGTGGTGGGCAGGGTGACGTAAACCCACCCCAAGGTCAGAGGAGGCtgagaggctgaagaaagaggccgacaaatccagtttctcagaaagaaacatttactaggggccgggcgtggtggtgactcaggcctgtgatcccagcactttgggaggccgagtgggggggactgcttgaggccaggagttccagaccagcctgggcaacatagcaagaccccatctctacaaaaattagaaaaatcagcccatgtggtggtggcgcctgtactcccagccactcaggatgctgtggcaggaggatggctggagcccaggagtttgaggttgcagtgagctgtgatgacaccacggcactccagcctggacaacagagtgagacccctgagctccatctctaaaaaagagaGATTCTGACATGTACTACGGGGCACagatgaaccctgaggacatgACGCTCTGTGAATCAAAGGACAGACGCCGTGTGCTTCCACTGACAGGAGGTGCCTGGGGTCCTCAGACGCCCATGGACACACGGTGGATGGTAGGTGCTGGgcgctggaggagggaggggggaactgagtttcagtttgggaagatgcgAAGGGTCTGGAGAGGGACAGTGGTGGTGGCTGCATGGCGGGAAGGTGCTTAATGCCCCCGAACTGTGCACTGGGAGTGGGTGAGACGGCGGCTTTTGTGTTACGTTCACCACAGGGAAGCAAACACACACGGTGTGCGTGCCGCCCCCGCACATCCAGAAGTGGCTCTCCAAGCATTTTCGTTCCTGATTTGTTTAAAGGTGCAAACATTGtggaacaacctaaatgccccTTAATGGATAGATGAGGTGGCCTTGTTGGTGGCACATCACAGCGTCAAAAGGCCACGTCCTTGTGGTTCGAGACAGCAGACCCCTCTCCGGTCAGCTCTGCTCCCTCCCACGCCCAGGAAAATGCCAGGAACGGGGTGTTTGTTTATCTCCTTTTAAGGTACAAGCCGCAGagtggagagaaggggagagggccCTGGAGGGCAGCAGAGGGGTGGCCCTGGCACTGTGGGGCAGGTGTGCGGAGCTGCAGGTGTGGGCAGCGTCCCTGCAGCACTTCCCCTGTGTGCAGCCGGGAGGGCGGTCTGCCCAGGCGCAGCAGGGGCCATCCAGGACGTCTACACCGCATGGGGCTGTCCATACTGGTCCAGGCCTGAGAGGTGTGTCTGACCCGGAACTgcagctctggggtgggggtgggacgtGAGAGGGCTGTAACCCCCTGCCAGCTGGAAAGCGGGGCTGAGGTGGGCATAGAGCTCCGGCCTGCCAAGCTCAGCGGCCCCCGGGGGTGGGCGGTCAAGGGCCCAGGATGACAGAGCCCGGAGGAGCACTTCTGGGCCCCCCCCAGGCCTTGTCCCTCCCAGTCCCTCTCAACAACCTCACCCACAGCTCAGGGAGCCGCGGAAGAGAGGTGACCAGACAGCCTCTTCTGCACCCCTCCAGGAATGGGGGACTCAGTTCAGAGGGGACTGAGAAGGGCCCATCCACCCTGGGGGGTCACGGAGGGAGCATCTTATTTCACCCCAGTCTGGGctgcccctgcctcctgcagGGTGGCCAGCAGCCCCGGCCTGGCGCTGGTCCTGCAGCCCCTGGGTGTCCATCCAGGGTCAGGGTGCCCAGGAAGGCCAGGGAGGGGCATCTGGGATGGGGCAGGCCCAGGGGGGCTGTGGATCCACCAGGATCCAGGGCATGGAGGTGGCAGGGGGGCTGGCCAGGGGGACCTGGGCCTCTACGCCTCCCTCAAAAGCCTGGGGGTACAGATCTTGGGGGTACACCCCCATGCCCAGGTGGGaagccccctcctctccccgccACGTGCCGGTGAGGACGCAAGCCCAGCCTTTAGACAACAGAGTTTATTTCAGACTCAGCCTCCACTCAGGCCCAGGGTTCCTGCTCCCACAGTGCCCACCACCAAGGGCCCGCCtgctgccaccatgcccagggcCAAGCTGGGACCAGACGCGCTAAGGAGGGCTGGGCAGGAGTCTCCCTGCAGGCACTACGGGGCAGTGGGTGGTGTGAGGTGGTCACCCCCAAGCGGTTCTACTCTACCTGTTATTGCATTTATACGCTTGTTGGACTCAGAGGATGCTGGGGACAGGCAGGACAGGACAGTCTGGCGGCGCTGGCAGGCACAGCCATGGGGCAGGGCCCTcaaccccccccccgcctccccgccaGACCCTTAGACGCCCCCAGGATCATTGTGGCTCTGGGAAGTGGGGTGATCCCAGCCTCAGCTGCTGTCCTGGGGCACAAGCAGGAAAAGGAGAACTCTGGGGAGGCCccaagaccagccagggcagggcagtAGGTGGAGGGGCACCGCGGCCCCGCCAAGGTGACCGCCCGCCTCCGGACGGCCCCACTGCATTGGCAGGCAGACCCCCAGGGGCACAGAAAGAGCAGAAATGGGGAGAATGGAGTGACCACGCCCTTTAATGTCCCACGGGGGCGGGGCCGAGTCAGAACCTATTCCCGCACCCCATACCACACTTCAGAGACCAGTGGGGGGGGGGCTCCTCTGGATGTTGCCACCAGGAAGCCCCCCAGGATCAATGGGGCCTCTCAGGACTGGCACACTTGGGCACATCCACGTGGACACACACCCAACTGGGCGGGGGCCACACACAGGCCCTGCCCATTGCTGGAGCTTGTCCCTGTCCTGCCCTGGAGCCCCGGGGGTTGGGAGGCAGAGGGGGGCTCAGTGTCCTGCTTGGTGGGCTGTGCGTCCCTCTCCGTGGGATGTGGGGCCTACATGTCTATATACCGAGCGCGCGTGTAGGTGGGTAGGTGTGAACTCTGCATGCACTAGCTTCCCCAGGTCTGTACAGAAGTGGCTCCGTGCCCCCACCTGGCATTATTTTTTCCGGGTCAGGAAGGCCACACCAAGAATCAGGGCCACGGCTGCCACAGCCACCCCCCCAGCCACCAGTAGGAGGTTCAAGTTCTCACAGGGCCAGGGGCCTCggcccccaggccccccaggGCCCCCGTTGGCGGCCTCGTCCTGCTCCGCCCCATCGCCAGGGCCCTTGGGCTCTGCAGTGGCATCCGGACTGCGGGGAGCCGCCGTGGGGGCCGTGGGGGCTGTGGGGGCCGGCTTCAGGTTGCTGTGGTTGTTGAGAAGGGCAGGGTCTGCCTTGGCGGGGGTCTTCTTGGCAGGTGCCGGGTTGGGGGCTGCCGTCTGCTCCTGTTTCTCTGCTGGAGGCTCCTTTTTCGCAGGCTTGGT
Encoded proteins:
- the CEND1 gene encoding cell cycle exit and neuronal differentiation protein 1 → MESRGKSASSPKPDTKVPQATAEAKAPPAADGKAPSTKPAKKEPPAEKQEQTAAPNPAPAKKTPAKADPALLNNHSNLKPAPTAPTAPTAAPRSPDATAEPKGPGDGAEQDEAANGGPGGPGGRGPWPCENLNLLLVAGGVAVAAVALILGVAFLTRKK